One stretch of Mustelus asterias chromosome 21, sMusAst1.hap1.1, whole genome shotgun sequence DNA includes these proteins:
- the gpn2 gene encoding GPN-loop GTPase 2 gives MSEEPRSPTVIFGQVVIGPPGSGKTTYCMAMQEFLSKLGRKVAVVNLDPANDLIPYQCSVDIAELVKLDDVMDGLGLGPNGGLIYCIEYLEANLDWLLGKLERFKNCYFLFDCPGQVELYTHNCSVRNILAQLAKWNFRLTAVHLVDSHYCTDPAKFISILCTSLSTMLQVELPHVNILSKIDLIEQFGKLAFNLDYYTEVLDLSYLLDHLAKDPFFKNFRRLNKKLVEVIEDYSLVSFIPLNVQDKETMKHVMKAVDKANGYCFGDSEQRTLEAMMSAAVGADFQFSMSMDAQEKYVKSIEEDVEEEVMQLSHPHTNFDAT, from the exons ATGTCAGAAGAACCCAGGTCACCCACTGTGATTTTTGGCCAGGTGGTTATTGGGCCACCTGGCTCGGGAAAGACCACCTACTGCATGGCAATGCAAGAGTTTCTCTCAAAACTGGGCCGCAAGGTGGCAGTAGTGAACCTTGATCCCGCAAATGATCTCATTCCATACCAGTGTTCGGTAGACATTGCTGAGCTGGTGAAACTTGATGATGTTATGGATGGCCTCGGACTGGGCCCTAATGGAGGGCTCATTTACTGCATTGAATACTTGGAGGCAAATCTGGATTGGCTACTGGGAAAGCTGGAACGCTTCAAGAACTGTTACTTCCTATTTGACTGTCCTGGTCAGGTGGAGCTGTACACCCACAACTGTTCTGTGAGGAATATCCTTGCACAATTAGCCAAGTGGAATTTCAGG CTAACGGCTGTCCACTTGGTGGATTCTCACTACTGCACCGATCCGGCAAAGTTCATTTCCATCCTCTGCACATCCTTGTCTACCATGCTGCAAGTGGAGTTACCTCACGTCAACATCCTCTCCAAAATTGATCTCATCGAACAGTTTGGGAAACTAG CATTTAATTTGGATTATTACACTGAGGTGTTGGATCTGTCTTACTTGTTGGATCATTTGGCCAAAGACCCTTTCTTCAAAAACTTTCGACGATTAAACAAGAAGTTGGTGGAAGTGATTGAAGATTACAGCCTGGTCTCCTTTATACCTCTTAATGTGCAG GATAAAGAGACCATGAAGCACGTGATGAAGGCTGTCGATAAGGCAAATGGATACTGCTTTGGGGACTCAGAGCAGAGGACATTGGAAGCCATGATGTCAGCAGCAGTTGGAGCAGATTTCCAGTTCTCCAT GTCGATGGATGCCCAGGAGAAGTATGTGAAATCGATTGAGGAGGATGTGGAAGAGGAAGTGATGCAGCTCTCCCATCCACATACAAACTTTGATGCAACGTGA
- the gpatch3 gene encoding G patch domain-containing protein 3: MVDCVYAVVGNIPRTLRSADLRNQFSQFTESGGFSCFHYRHRPEWRRPTSTPAQAPALGRSPTCCCVVRLPSDRACHFLQMYDGCQWVDRAGESLWSRCFIRIVRAAEIADSNLFAYKTRKELRNQKAQSETFTPEDLSRLPELNPPTLMPNGNVGTPLKVFLELIQACRLPPRIITKLDLKFPKTSSSRRYGNVPFQYQDSASVHRGETVYTVAGGIIPQPGKERKWVRHRKSLKRRNEEEEGETSHSDDDNDTCEEWERHEALYEDVTTQERTKERLYEEEIELKWEKGGSGLVFYTDAQYWQEEKGDFDEETADDWDVDMSVYYDQDGGDKDSRDYVQMRLEQRLREGVESVSVQSPRIGGFERYTKGIGRKVMEKQGWKDGQGLGSNNSGLADALDSDGQNPRCKRGFGYHGERIQNFQPAKKVRRLAKHLISTVYDQPEEMDQGDTLLRRQPVIGMKYSEDVKFVKGSELRNHTQLPR, translated from the exons ATGGTGGACTGTGTTTACGCTGTTGTCGGGAATATTCCGCGAACTCTCCGCTCTGCCGACCTCCGTAACCAGTTCTCCCAGTTCACCGAGAGCGGCGGGTTTAGCTGTTTTCATTACCGGCATCGGCCCGAGTGGCGGCGGCCAACTTCGACTCCAGCCCAAGCCCCGGCCCTAGGCCGCAGTCCGACCTGCTGTTGCGTGGTTCGCCTCCCCTCGGACCGAGCTTGCCACTTCCTCCAGATGTATGATGGCTGCCAGTGGGTGGATAGGGCTGGGGAATCTCTGTGGAGTCGCTGCTTCATCCGCATCGTCCGAGCGGCAGAGATtgcag ATTCTAACCTCTTTGCATACAAGACGAGAAAAGAGTTGCGGAATCAGAAAGCTCAGAGTGAGACTTTCACACCTGAGGACTTGTCTAGATTGCCAGAGTTAAACCCCCCGACATTGATGCCCAATGGGAATGTTGGAACGCCATTGAAAGTTTTCCTGGAACTTATCCAAGCATGCCGCCTGCCTCCCCGTATCATTACCAAGCTTGACCTGAAGTTTCCTAAGACCAGCTCCAGCAGGCGTTATGGTAATGTTCCATTCCAGTACCAGGACTCAGCCTCTGTGCACAGAGGGGAAACAGTTTATACAGTTGCTGGAGGAATAATCCCACAGCCAGGAAAGGAGCGAAAATGGGTAAGACACAGGAAGTCTTTAAAGAGAAGAAAcgaggaggaggaaggagagaCATCTCATTCTGATGAT GACAATGATACATGTGAGGAGTGGGAAAGACATGAGGCGCTCTATGAGGATGTTACAACTCAGGAGCGGACAAAGGAACGACTGTATGAGGAAGAGATTGAGCTGAAGTGGGAGAAGGGTGGGTCTGGCCTCGTATTTTACACAGACGCCCAATATTGGCAGGAGGAGAAAGGAG ATTTTGATGAGGAAACGGCAGATGACTGGGATGTCGATATGAGCGTCTATTATGACCAAG ATGGAGGAGATAAAGATTCCCGGGATTATGTACAGATGAGATTGGAACAACGGCTAAGAGAAGGTGTTGAGAGTGTCTCTGTGCAGTCCCCACGTATTGGAGGCTTTGAAAGATATACTAAG GGAATTGGCAGGAAGGTGATGGAAAAGCAAGGGTGGAAGGATGGACAAGGCCTCGGCTCCAACAATTCTGGGCTGGCTGATGCTCTGGACAGCGATGGGCAAAACCCCAGGTGTAAACGTGGATTTGG GTATCATGGAGAAAGAATACAGAACTTCCAGCCAGCGAAGAAAGTACGTCGACTAGCCAAGCATTTGATTTCAACTGTGTACGATCAGCCTGAGGAGATGGACCAGGGTGACACACTCCTCCGGAGACAGCCAGTGATTGGCATGAAATACAGTGAGGACGTGAAATTTGTTAAAGGGTCAGAACTCAGGAACCACACCCAGTTACCCCGGTAG
- the nr0b2a gene encoding nuclear receptor subfamily 0 group B member 2a, whose product MACVDVLLGKCQCASGKRQSAILYTILSQQGDLKACCEFSHHSCSSEARRAVCLKNPQVTCQAVSDVLVKTVSFMRNLPSFQHLPKADQLLLLESCWLPLLLLGLAQERVSFEVTETPGYSMLKRILLNGPGLIRTQEEERRQPTLAGVQRIKMCLNKFWGLDLSPKEYAYLKGAILFNPDLPGLRAPAYIESLQREAQRALHELLVPLPRRASSRFARILLTVSALKTISSSLIIELFFRPVIGTANMKELLLDMLYTQ is encoded by the exons ATGGCTTGCGTCGATGTTTTACTCGGTAAATGCCAATGTGCTTCAGGGAAGAGACAGAGTGCAATTTTATACACCATCCTGAGCCAGCAGGGAGATCTCAAGGCCTGCTGCGAATTCTCACATCACAGCTGCTCCAGTGAAGCAAGGCGGGCGGTTTGCTTAAAGAATCCACAGGTTACGTGTCAGGCGGTATCTGATGTGTTGGTGAAGACAGTCAGTTTTATGAGGAACCTCCCCTCATTCCAACACCTTCCCAAAGCAGACCAGCTGCTGCTGCTGGAGAGTTGCTGGCTCCCTTTGCTTCTGTTGGGATTGGCTCAGGAGAGAGTGAGCTTCGAGGTGACAGAGACCCCGGGCTACAGCATGCTAAAGAGAATCTTGCTGAATGGACCAGGCCTGATCAGGACACAGGAAGAGGAGAGGAGGCAGCCGACACTTGCTGGCGTACAGAGAATAAAAATGTGCCTGAACAAATTCTGGGGGTTGGACCTAAGCCCCAAGGAGTATGCGTACCTTAAAGGAGCAATCCTCTTCAACCCTG ACCTGCCAGGACTCCGAGCCCCTGCCTACATCGAGAGCCTTCAGCGGGAAGCTCAGCGCGCCCTGCATGAGTTGCTGGTACCTCTGCCCCGCAGAGCCAGCAGCCGCTTCGCCCGCATTCTGCTCACCGTCTCCGCCTTGAAAACCATCAGCAGCAGCCTCATCATTGAACTCTTCTTCCGGCCGGTGATCGGGACAGCAAACATGAAGGAGCTACTACTGGACATGCTCTACACCCAGTGA